In Sphingomonas sp. LT1P40, the DNA window TGGCCGAATGGTGGGCCGAGGGCGCGCTGGAGAAGCTGACCGATCCAACCGACGCCACTGCCATGGCGCTGCGCGAAAAGGCGACGATCCACATCGTACCGAATATGAACCCGGACGGGAGTTTTCGCGGGCATCTGCGCACCAATGCGGCCGGGATAAACCTCAACCGCGAATGGCATGCGCCAACGCTGGAGCAGAGCCCCGAAGTCCTGCACGTTCGCGCGGCGATGGACGAAACCGGCGTCGATTTCGCCATGGACATTCATGGTGATGAAGCGATCCCGGCAAACTTCCTCGCAGGGTTTGAGGGCATTCCCCGCTGGACCGACGCGCTGGGTGAGAAATTCTACGATTACGGCCGCCGTCTCGCCGCCGCGACGCCGCTGTTCCAGACCGAACAGGGCTATCCGAAATCCGCGCCCGGCACCGCCAATCTGTCGATGTCCACCAACCAGCTCGCCGAACGCTTCGGCGCGGTAGCAATGACGCTGGAAATGCCATTCAAGGATCACGATCCCAGCCCGGATGCTGAGTTCGGCTGGTCGCCGGAGCGGTGCAAGGCGCTCGCCGCTGCGTGTCTCGACACGCTGGCGGGCATGATCGACGAGATCTGAACGATGCGCGGGGGGATCATATCGCTGGTGCTGATCCTGCCAGTTACGGCATTGGCGCAAGCATCATCGATGCGCATGCTGGGGAAGCAATGGGTCGGCAGGGACGGCAACCAGCGCACGGCCCAGATCGGGCTGCAACTCGGACAGCCAGCCAACGCGGACCCCGATCGCATACGCCGCCTCGAAATCAACTGGCGCGACTTCCCCTATCAGCAAGGCGCATTCCCCGTTCCGGTCGGGGCGGAAGACCATAGTCAGGAAGTCGGTGTCACCCTCGCCGTCGACGACGCCGGCAGGCCCCGCACGTGCGAGGTTACGAAGCCAAGCGGCGTCGCAGCGTTCGATGCCCATGCCTGCCCGCACCTGAAACGCTATCTGCGCTTCCATCCGGCGCTGACCCGTGAGGGCACGCGAACCGGCGACACCCTGAACATCGCGGTACGCTATACCGCTGGCCGTATCCGAACCTACACCGTCGGCGGGACAGTGCCGATGCCCTGGCGACCCATGCCAAAGCCGCTCAAACCGATCGATCAGGCCGCGATCGGTTTTTCGCCACAGGACCGTCTACCCCCGGACGTCGGCGGCACCAGTGGCTGGCTCCGCGTCGAGGCTGACGGCTCGGTCAGTGCCTGCACGCTCGCAGCGCCAACCCAGCGGGACAGCTTCGACCTCGCCATCTGCGAACGGCTGCGCGCATGGCGCTTCGAACCCGCACTTGATCAGTGGGGCCAGGCGGTCGCCGCTGACTTCGGATTCGGCGTTTCGCGGCGATGATCGTCCGCGAGGGCGGTCTGGACGATCCGCAAATCATCGCCCTGCTCGAAATCCATGCGCGCGGCATGCTCGACAATTCACCGCCGGACAGTTGTCATTTTTTCGACCTGTCGGGGCTGAAGACGCCCGATATCACCTTCCTCTCGGCCTGGGAGGGCGAGACATTGCTCGGCATCGGAGCCCTCCGCGAGCTTGATGCGCACACGGGCGAAATCAAGTCGATGCGTACTGCCGGGACGGCATTGGGGCGCGGCGTCGGTACGGCGATCCTGCGCCACATCATCGCGCTGGCCCGCGACCGGGGCTATACCGCGCTGAAGCTGGAGACCGGGACCGGCCCCGCGTTCGATGCGGCGCACGCATTGTACGCGCGCTACGGCTTCGTCCCCTGCCCGTCCTTCGCCGGGTACCGCCCGACCGACTTCAACCGCTTCTTTGCACTGGCGCTATAGTCCGCACTTGCTCACGACACGGTCGCGCCGGTATTGCGCTGCACCATGAGCATTCCGAATCCTTCCGATCCGTCCGACATCCCCGTCCGGCTCAAGCCACTGCCGATGCTGATCTTCAGCTCGCGCTGGCTTCAGCTGCCGCTCTATGTCGGGCTGATCGTCGCGCAGATCGTCTATGTCTATTTGTTCCTCAAGGAGCTGTGGCATCTGATCATGCACGCCTGGGAGTTCACCGAGCAGCAAATCATGCTGGTCGTGCTCGGCCTGATCGACGTGGTGATGATCTCCAACCTGCTCGTGATGGTCATCGTCGGCGGCTATGAGACCTTCGTCTCGCGCCTGCGGCTGGAGGGGCATCCGGACAACCCGGAATGGCTCAGCCACGTCAATTCGGGCATCCTGAAGGTCAAGCTGGCGATGGCGATCATCGGCATCTCGTCGATCCACCTGTTGCGCACATTTATCGAAGCCGGGGCAATCGGCACGCCAACTGGACGCGTCACCGAAACCGGCGTGATGTGGCAGACGATCATCCACATGTCCTTCATCGCATCGGCCATCGGCATCGCCTGGGTCGACCGGATGACGCAGAACAAGCACTAACGCTAACCGCGCATTAGCCACGTCTTTTGGTCCGTGATTGACGGGTTCCGGATATTTCGTTCCCGCAATCATTTTGGGGGCGCGACATGATTCGGGAGCTGATGTTCGGCGGCGTAGCAACGGCGGCGGCGGCGGGAATTTACTTTCACGGCCCGCTGCAATCGTCCGGCGAAACCTATGATCGTCCGCTGGCAGAGACCTATCGCATCGTCGAGGCGACGCCGCTCCCCTCGCTCTTCGACAAGATGGTCACGGGCACGCGCGACGAATCGGTCACGCGCGGCGGCGAACCCCAGAAATCGATGGTATGGTACTTCCACGCCAAGGGTCAGCAGATCGGCAAATACACCGTCGAGGTCGCGCCCGCTGGCGACAAACAGACTCGCGTCAAAACCAGCTTTGAAATGGCCGACAACGCTGAAAAGGTGATGGGCAAGGGCTTTGCCATCCATGGATCGGATCAGTTTGCGGTGATCGGCCACGCGTCGATGAACGAACAGATCGACTCGCGTCTCGACGGGCGCGCCTTCGACACGGCCAAGATATCGCACGCGATGACCGCCTATATCGCCGCCAATCTCAGCGGGATTCAGGGGCAGGCGCTGGAGTCGTTCGACCAGGCGTCCGCCCAGTTCAAGGAAGCGGATGCGGAGCGCGCCTATAGCAAGGCACAGGCCGACAATGCCCGGTTCAAGCCCGGCGAGCCAATGGTCCGCTAATAACCGACCATATCAGCGGTGAGCCAGCCGTTGACATAGTTCAGGTAGAACAGCCCGAACAGCACCGCTGAAACCACCGTCGTGCGGATGACGATCTTGCCCGCCGGAAACGATACCGGCGCGCTTTCCGCCTGCCCCGGTACCAGCGCCTCCCCCGCCTCCACGCTGGTCCGCGCGGAGAAAGGAAGCACCAGGAACAGCGCCAGGAACCAGAACAGGAAATAGATCGCCAGCGCGCTCGGCCAACTCATCGCGTCAAACCTCGATCAGCATCACATCGACCACCGGCTTCTTGCCGGTCCAGCGCGTCGCAACGCGCCGCGCCGCCAGCCGCACGCTTTCTCGCAGCCGGTCGATATCGCGGCCCTTGGCGTCCGAAACAGCCTTGGAAACGGCTTCCACCGCTTCCTCGATGAAGGGTTCGCGGTCCTCCTCGACCGGCACGCCCTGAATGCGGATTTCCGGCGTTCCGGCAAGTTTGCCATTCGCCTTGATCGCCACGGCAATCGACATCTGGCCATAAAGCCCCAGCTTGCGCCGCTCGTTCATGGTGGAGCCGTCGGCGGGCAGGATCACGTCGCCGTCCAGCACCAGTCGCCCGGCAACGGCATTGCCAACCTTCTTCGGTTTTCCGGGAGCAAGCCGGATGATCTCACCGTTATTCTGCACCACCGCCTGCGGCACGCCCTGTTCCAGGCCGAAGCGCGCCTGTTCGGCGATATGGCGCATCTCGCCATGCACCGGCACCAGGATTTCGGGGCGAATCCAGCCATACATCGCCGCCAGTTCGGGTCGCCCGGGATGGCCGGAGACGTGGACGAACGCCTGCCGGTCGGTGATCATCTCGACGCCCTTGCCCGCCAGCACGTTCATGATCCGCCCGATCGCCATCTCGTTGCCGGGAATCTGCTTGGACGAAAACACGACGGTGTCGCCCGATTCCAGCTTCAACTGATGCGTTTCGTCGGCGATCCGCGCGAGCGCGGCACGCGGCTCGCCCTGCCCGCCGGTGGCGACGATCATCACCTTGTTGCGCGGCAGCTTCATCGCTGTCTCGAAATCGACGATATCGGGGAAATTGCGCAGATAGCCGGTCGCCTGTGCCACGCGCAGGATGCGGTCGAGCGAGCGGCCCGCGACGCACATCTTGCGCCCGGTGTCCTTGCAGACCTCCCCCAGCGTTTGCAGCCGCGCCGCATTCGACGCGAAGGTCGTCACCAGCACGCGATTCTTCGCCGCGCCGATCACTTCGTCCAGCCCGGTGCGAACGTCGGTCTCCGACCCCGAAGCCTCGGGATTGAATACATTGGTCGAATCGCACACCATCGCCAGCACGCCGCTGTCGCCCACCGCGGTCAGTTCCTCGGCGGTCGAGGCCGATCCCATCACCGGCGTGTCGTCGATCTTCCAGTCGCCGGTGTGGAATATCTTGCCATAGGGCGTCTCGATCACGACGGCATTGCCCTCCGGAATCGAGTGCGCCAGCGGCATATAGCTGATCTTGAACGGGCCGATCTGATAGGATTCGTCCTCGCGCACCACGTTCAGTTCGACGCGGTCGGCGATGCCTTCCTCGTCCAGCTTGCCGTGAATCAGGCCCGCGGTGAACGGCGTGGCATAAAGCGGCACTTCGAGGTCGCCGATCAGGTATGGCAGTGCGCCGATATGATCCTCATGCCCGTGCGTCAGCACGATGCCGAGCAGATCGTCGATGCGCTCCTCGATGAACTGAAGGTCAGGGAGGATCAGGTCGATGCCGGGATAATCGGGATTGCCGAAGATCACGCCGCAATCGACCATCAGCCATTTGCCGTCACAGCCATAGAGGTTGACGTTCATGCCGATCTCGCCCGAACCGCCGAGCGCGAGGAAGAGAAGTTCTTTGCCGGGAGTCACATTGTTCCAGTCATATTAAATAGTGGGTGCGGTCAGGCCGACTGGCTCCGCTCCCACAGCATCGCCAGCCCCTGAATGGTCAGGTCCGGCTCGATCGTGTCGAATATATCGGTGTTCTTTTCGAACAGCACGGCAAGACCACCGGTTGCGATCACCTTTACCGGGCGACCGATCTCCGCCTTCATGCGGGCGACCAGCCCCTCGATCATCGCGATATAGCCCCAATAGATGCCGATATGCATCTGGTCGACCGTATTACGCCCGATCACCGATTTGCTAACCGGTGCCTCGATCGCGATGCGCGGCAGTTTCGCCGCCGCCGTCACCAGCGCGTCGAGCGACAGGTTGATGCCCGGCGCGATGATCCCGCCCTTATACGCCCCGGTATAATCGGCGACGTCAAAGGTTGCGGCGGTGCCGAAATCGATGATGATGAGGTCGCCGGGATGATTGGCGTGGGCGGCCATCACGTTGAGCGCGCGGTCTGCGCCCACGGTGTCCGGCTCCTCGACGTCCAGCGCAATCGGCCAGCCGCCCTTGCCCGCGATAACGGGGTCAGTCTTGAAGTATTTCTGGCTGAGCACGGTGAGGTTGTGGAGCGCGCGCGGCACCACCGTGCCGATGATGACCCCCGTGACGCTCGACAAGGCAAACCCCTCCAGCGCCAGCAACTGGCTTAGCCACACCGCATATTCATCCGCCGTCCGCCGCGGATCGGTCGCGATCCGCCAGCGCGCGCGGATTTCGCGCCCTTCCAGCAAGGCAAAGACGACATTGGTGTTGCCGGCATCAATCGCGAGCAGCATCGCTCTCTCCAAACGAACACAAACGGGTGCGCAGCACCCCTACAATCGTATCTCACCTCAAGTCGAGCGAATGCCCTTTCTCTCCTTTTCGTGCCTTTGTGCCTTTGTGTGAGAAAATGATTCACACGAAGGCACAAAGGCACGAAGAAACTAAAGCATGAAAACATCGCCAGCGTGGATGATGCGCCGAGTTCCCGACGCGTCGCGCAGAATAAGGCCGCCTTCGGCGTCCAGGCCGTCGAACAGTCCCTCGACCTTCGACCCATCCGGCAGAGCGCTAGACAGCGCCGTCCCCACCGGATGCGCCCGTTCCAGCCAGCGCGCCCGCACGACCGATAATCCCTCGCCCCGCCACCGCGCCAGCCAGCGCGTGAACGATTCGGCCAGCACATCGGCAAAGGCTTCAACCTCCACGGCGACGCCCTGCGCCATCAGGCTGGTCGCTGGTCGATCCGGCAAGTCGGGATGGTGCGCCAGATTGACGCCGATCCCGACCACCACGGCATCCCCGGCCCGCTCCAGCAAGATGCCCGACAGCTTGGCCCCATCGATCAGCAGGTCGTTCGGCCATTTCAGCATCGCACCGCGCCGCAGAAAAACCCGCACCGAATCCTCCAGCGCGACCGCCGCGACCAGCGCAAGCGTCGCCGCCGCCGGATCGGTCGGGCGCAACCGCACCAGCGTGCTGCCATAGAAATTACCAGACGGAGATTCCCACGCTCGTCCCTGTCGCCCGCGCCCGCCGGTCTGGCGTTCGGCTCGCAGCCAGCTTCCCTCGGGTGCGCCCGCCACAGCGAGCGCCAGCATGTCGGCGTTGGTCGAACCCGTCTGCTCGACGGTGCGGATCAGAAGAGCGTCCGCGCAGCCGCCAGCGACCATGCACCCAGCACCGGGATCAGCAGATAGCCCAGCGGCGAGACGAACACCGCCGCCGCGGCGATCAGACCGCCCTCGATCGGGCTGCTGTCACGCGAAAACGCAGGTGCCGGTTCGTCGAAATACATCGTCTTAACGATCTTGAGATAATAATAGGCCCCGATCACCGACGCCGCGATGCCGATTGCGGCCAGTGGGAACAGGCCCGCGCGCACCGCCGCCTCGAACACCGCGAACTTCGCCCAGAAGCCGAACAGCGGTGGAATGCCCGCCAGGCTGAACATGAAGATCGCCAGCGCCAGCGCCAGCATCGGTCGCGTGCGCGACAGGCCGGAGAGGCTGGCAATCGTCTCGACCGGCTGACCGGCCTCGTCGCGCATCTGGAGCACGACGATGAAGC includes these proteins:
- a CDS encoding biotin--[acetyl-CoA-carboxylase] ligase — protein: MVAGGCADALLIRTVEQTGSTNADMLALAVAGAPEGSWLRAERQTGGRGRQGRAWESPSGNFYGSTLVRLRPTDPAAATLALVAAVALEDSVRVFLRRGAMLKWPNDLLIDGAKLSGILLERAGDAVVVGIGVNLAHHPDLPDRPATSLMAQGVAVEVEAFADVLAESFTRWLARWRGEGLSVVRARWLERAHPVGTALSSALPDGSKVEGLFDGLDAEGGLILRDASGTRRIIHAGDVFML
- a CDS encoding M14 family metallopeptidase; translated protein: MSIQINSAFDSGNIRLLQIDGDTVDLEIVADHQSDFLQWFHFRVAGARGKRLTFRITNAGEAAYTFGWPGYRARVSTDREAWRLTESNYADGVLSFSHEFDGDVAWFAYFAPYSMERHQDLIARMAAQPGVTHRELGQTLDGRAIDLLTLGTGKKQVWLYARQHPGESMAEWWAEGALEKLTDPTDATAMALREKATIHIVPNMNPDGSFRGHLRTNAAGINLNREWHAPTLEQSPEVLHVRAAMDETGVDFAMDIHGDEAIPANFLAGFEGIPRWTDALGEKFYDYGRRLAAATPLFQTEQGYPKSAPGTANLSMSTNQLAERFGAVAMTLEMPFKDHDPSPDAEFGWSPERCKALAAACLDTLAGMIDEI
- a CDS encoding GNAT family N-acetyltransferase gives rise to the protein MIVREGGLDDPQIIALLEIHARGMLDNSPPDSCHFFDLSGLKTPDITFLSAWEGETLLGIGALRELDAHTGEIKSMRTAGTALGRGVGTAILRHIIALARDRGYTALKLETGTGPAFDAAHALYARYGFVPCPSFAGYRPTDFNRFFALAL
- a CDS encoding ribonuclease J yields the protein MTPGKELLFLALGGSGEIGMNVNLYGCDGKWLMVDCGVIFGNPDYPGIDLILPDLQFIEERIDDLLGIVLTHGHEDHIGALPYLIGDLEVPLYATPFTAGLIHGKLDEEGIADRVELNVVREDESYQIGPFKISYMPLAHSIPEGNAVVIETPYGKIFHTGDWKIDDTPVMGSASTAEELTAVGDSGVLAMVCDSTNVFNPEASGSETDVRTGLDEVIGAAKNRVLVTTFASNAARLQTLGEVCKDTGRKMCVAGRSLDRILRVAQATGYLRNFPDIVDFETAMKLPRNKVMIVATGGQGEPRAALARIADETHQLKLESGDTVVFSSKQIPGNEMAIGRIMNVLAGKGVEMITDRQAFVHVSGHPGRPELAAMYGWIRPEILVPVHGEMRHIAEQARFGLEQGVPQAVVQNNGEIIRLAPGKPKKVGNAVAGRLVLDGDVILPADGSTMNERRKLGLYGQMSIAVAIKANGKLAGTPEIRIQGVPVEEDREPFIEEAVEAVSKAVSDAKGRDIDRLRESVRLAARRVATRWTGKKPVVDVMLIEV
- a CDS encoding DUF1467 family protein, with product MSWPSALAIYFLFWFLALFLVLPFSARTSVEAGEALVPGQAESAPVSFPAGKIVIRTTVVSAVLFGLFYLNYVNGWLTADMVGY
- a CDS encoding TIGR00645 family protein, giving the protein MSIPNPSDPSDIPVRLKPLPMLIFSSRWLQLPLYVGLIVAQIVYVYLFLKELWHLIMHAWEFTEQQIMLVVLGLIDVVMISNLLVMVIVGGYETFVSRLRLEGHPDNPEWLSHVNSGILKVKLAMAIIGISSIHLLRTFIEAGAIGTPTGRVTETGVMWQTIIHMSFIASAIGIAWVDRMTQNKH
- a CDS encoding energy transducer TonB, yielding MRGGIISLVLILPVTALAQASSMRMLGKQWVGRDGNQRTAQIGLQLGQPANADPDRIRRLEINWRDFPYQQGAFPVPVGAEDHSQEVGVTLAVDDAGRPRTCEVTKPSGVAAFDAHACPHLKRYLRFHPALTREGTRTGDTLNIAVRYTAGRIRTYTVGGTVPMPWRPMPKPLKPIDQAAIGFSPQDRLPPDVGGTSGWLRVEADGSVSACTLAAPTQRDSFDLAICERLRAWRFEPALDQWGQAVAADFGFGVSRR
- a CDS encoding type III pantothenate kinase, with the protein product MLLAIDAGNTNVVFALLEGREIRARWRIATDPRRTADEYAVWLSQLLALEGFALSSVTGVIIGTVVPRALHNLTVLSQKYFKTDPVIAGKGGWPIALDVEEPDTVGADRALNVMAAHANHPGDLIIIDFGTAATFDVADYTGAYKGGIIAPGINLSLDALVTAAAKLPRIAIEAPVSKSVIGRNTVDQMHIGIYWGYIAMIEGLVARMKAEIGRPVKVIATGGLAVLFEKNTDIFDTIEPDLTIQGLAMLWERSQSA